A single genomic interval of Lepidochelys kempii isolate rLepKem1 chromosome 13, rLepKem1.hap2, whole genome shotgun sequence harbors:
- the LOC140897087 gene encoding olfactory receptor 6E1-like: MKNHTTVVEFIILGLSNNHHVNIILSVVLLDVFLLTVMGNIIIVTLYRVDHRLQTPMYFFLRNFAVLEICFTSVITPRFLYSLLTERKSISLPGCFLQLLLVFFLGASMFCHEAVMSFDRYMAICHPLRYGSIMNGRVCFQLVLSCCVMSFLIMVPPTFMVVLLPFCGPNVINHFYCDTAVLLQLSCVDTGHLEVMIFFSATVILLGTLTITIVSYVCIISTIMRIPSTTGRKKVFSTCSAHLLVVVILYSSSIFRYLRPGQQGVQDFDKVVSLLYCVVAPLFNPYIYALRNEQMKEALKDACGRISKCLRFS; encoded by the coding sequence ATGAAGAACCATACCACAGTGGTGGAATTCATCATCCTGGGACTGTCCAACAACCACCATGTAAACATCATCCTGTCTGTGGTTCTATTAGATGTCTTCCTGTTGACCGTAATGGGAAACATCATTATTGTCACCCTCTACCGGGTGGACCATCGCCTCCAGACGCCCATGTATTTCTTCCTCAGGAACTTCGCTGTCTTAGAAATCTGCTTCACCTCTGTCATCACGCCCAGGTTCCTCTACAGCCTCTTGACAGAGAGAAAATCTATTTCCCTCCCTGGTTGTTTCCTTCAGTTGTTATTGGTCTTCTTCCTGGGTGCCTCTATGTTTTGCCATGAGGCTGTCATGTCCTTTGACCGCTACATGGCTATCTGCCATCCCTTGCGTTACGGCTCCATCATGAATGGCAGGGTCTGCTTCCAGCTAGTGCTGAGCTGCTGCGTGATGAGTTTTCTTATAATGGTTCCCCCAACATTTATGGTTGTGCTGTTACCGTTCTGTGGCCCCAATGTCATAAACCACTTCTACTGTGACACAGCCGTGTTGCTCCAACTCTCCTGCGTGGACACGGGGCATCTTGAGGTCATGATATTTTTTTCAGCAACAGTTATCTTACTTGGTACTTTAACAATCACTATAGTTTCCTATGTCTGCATCATCTCCACTATCATGCGCATCCCATCCACCACAGGAAGGAAAAAGGTCTTTTCCACCTGCTCCGCTCACCTCCTGGTTGTTGTGATATTGTACAGTAGCTCCATCTTCAGGTACCTCCGACCAGGACAGCAGGGTGTGCAGGACTTTGACAAAGTTGTGTCCTTGCTGTACTGTGTGGTGGCCCCTCTCTTTAACCCCTACATCTACGCTCTCCGCAATGAACAAATGAAAGAGGCCCTGAAGGATGCCTGTGGCAGAATTTCTAAGTGTCTGAGATTCTCATGA